One genomic window of Solanum dulcamara chromosome 12, daSolDulc1.2, whole genome shotgun sequence includes the following:
- the LOC129876270 gene encoding probable aminotransferase TAT2: MEGNLGGGVNNQLEMETPNNITIKGILGLLMENTEIRDMKKVISLGMGDPTVYSCFHSPDVAHDAVLETLASHKFNGYSPTVGLPQTRKAIADYLSRDLPDKLCADDVYVTAGCTQAIEIALSILARPGANILLPRPGFPIYALCAAFRHIEVRYFDLVPDKGWEVDLNAVEALADRNTIAIVVINPGNPCGSVYSYQHLQEIAETAKKLRTIVIADEVYGHLAFGAKPFVPMGVFGDIAPVLTLGSLSKRWLVPGWRLGWLVTNDPNGTFKTPKFVERIKKYCDICGGPATFIQAAVPRIIQQTEDVFFRKTVNLLKWTADICCEKIKDIPCISCPYKPEGSMAVMVKLNLSLLRDISDDIDFCFKLSKEESVILLPGLAVGLKNWIRITFAADPSSLEEALGRLKSFCQRHSYQKYGHC; the protein is encoded by the exons ATGGAGGGCAATTTGGGTGGCGGAGTTAACAACCAATTGGAAATGGAAACTCCAAATAATATCACAATCAAAGGGATTCTTGGATTGTTAATGGAAAATACAGAGATAAGAGATATGAAGAAAGTGATATCATTGGGAATGGGTGATCCAACAGTATATTCTTGTTTTCATTCACCTGATGTTGCACATGATGCTGTTCTTGAAACACTTGCTTCTCACAAATTCAATGGTTATTCACCAACTGTTGGACTACCTCAAACAAGAAA GGCGATTGCAGATTATTTGTCGCGTGATCTTCCGGACAAGTTATGTGCAGATGATGTTTATGTCACAGCTGGTTGCACCCAAGCCATTGAAATAGCATTGTCGATTCTAGCTCGACCTGGTGCTAACATATTGCTACCGAGGCCTGGTTTCCCAATTTATGCACTTTGTGCTGCATTTAGACACATCGAAGTTCGATACTTTGATCTCGTTCCAGACAAGGGTTGGGAGGTTGATCTCAATGCTGTTGAAGCTCTAGCAGATCGTAACACAATTGCAATAGTTGTTATAAATCCTGGAAATCCTTGTGGAAGTGTTTATAGTTACCAGCATCTTCAAGAG ATTGCGGAAACTGCTAAGAAGCTTAGGACCATAGTGATCGCAGATGAAGTATATGGTCATCTTGCTTTTGGGGCTAAACCCTTTGTACCAATGGGAGTTTTCGGAGACATTGCTCCTGTGCTTACTCTTGGTTCTTTGTCTAAGCGATGGTTAGTCCCTGGCTGGCGCCTCGGTTGGCTTGTCACGAATGATCCTAATGGCACCTTCAAAACCCCAAAG TTTGTTGAGCGTATTAAGAAGTATTGTGACATTTGCGGAGGTCCAGCTACCTTTATACAG GCGGCTGTTCCTCGCATTATTCAGCAAACTGAAGATGTTTTCTTCAGGAAGACCGTTAACTTGTTGAAGTGGACTGCAGATATTTGTTGCGAAAAGATAAAGGATATTCCTTGTATTAGCTGCCCGTATAAACCAGAAGGCTCAATGGCTGTAATG GTGAAGTTGAATCTATCACTTCTGAGAGACATTAGCGATGATATTGACTTCTGTTTCAAACTGTCGAAAGAGGAATCTGTTATACTCCTTCCAG GACTTGCTGTGGGTCTCAAAAACTGGATTAGAATAACCTTTGCTGCAGATCCGTCTTCTCTTGAAGAAGCATTAGGAAGGCTCAAGTCTTTCTGTCAAAGGCATTCATATCAAAAATATGGTCATTGTTGA